From a single Candidatus Thorarchaeota archaeon genomic region:
- a CDS encoding EAP30/Vps36 family vacuolar-sorting protein: protein MKRLTFIFNMGFMMGPTTTDSIVPMTAIRTLDVAGSTSLEQAIPEDYTLASIVFKALAERDGRDIQFIVKAYLPIRITSVPSAKGVVMTEPLGLVSERVPVPKISDISKFAEQVGTLRDPQSAMRLLKDITSQLERFDLSNDTAVPGLLSGNLLKAVAQLARWPSRKDVEPYAVMLQEAVGSEAMETALTTVRDCFSAFEAISIIEKLLVQVVTTVSDIITKAPSIIQGTVTKLEDRIAHIERDIEYLESRLQATSPTSKTYDEIALKLQARRKALLKDKTRRSDILTSTDDLSKTLEAAAEDFKQRATNVLDSFHVLQGLASSIVCHELRLDDSTTRTLMFPLIIIGYSRKGVLETRVVPPLRFVNPAQRAGRRRDFVDPFSSAEGIFMELMNRIESRIDKDVALMKFIRDSAESSNILSVKFTRHLLRDGADLLRADGLASKAAVKNLTEFLSKFKERHLAVTDATIVTGSTSTCEVRFQITDEQGHPISNALLTLGPMTARSDSQGTIRLSLPRSSYSGSIVADDFKERSIELTLRNPGEYRVPVIMKPLDPEELLARSIDTLERRAERIADIRKRLSIAFEKHGDTFLNVPSYRSALADLLREMGYDPDVWIDQARRESGMMQRFLKGEARADDLRRIILRIGEDTHDSGGIMLFSELLVRLDQLGWHTTPTEVDDVLKALTKEGIIQGLSTLESGTKIVGFVPVALTDDPRDVLTLAAKNNGQLTIEDIVVGLGWAESRAKVVLDLLVERGVAKMQRSYSKSTQYWFPGLRKKR from the coding sequence GTGAAAAGGCTTACCTTCATCTTCAATATGGGATTCATGATGGGCCCAACGACAACTGACTCGATTGTACCGATGACTGCAATTCGTACTCTGGATGTGGCAGGGAGTACATCTCTTGAGCAGGCCATTCCCGAGGACTATACATTGGCATCAATTGTTTTCAAGGCGCTGGCTGAAAGAGATGGCCGTGATATTCAGTTTATAGTCAAAGCATACCTTCCGATTCGCATCACGAGTGTGCCAAGCGCTAAAGGAGTTGTAATGACCGAGCCCCTTGGGCTTGTTTCTGAGAGGGTGCCAGTTCCTAAGATCTCTGACATCTCAAAGTTTGCTGAACAGGTCGGGACTCTCCGCGATCCGCAATCCGCAATGCGTCTTCTGAAGGATATTACTTCTCAGCTCGAGCGATTTGATCTATCCAATGATACAGCAGTTCCGGGGCTCTTATCTGGTAATCTTCTCAAAGCAGTTGCTCAATTGGCCCGATGGCCAAGTAGAAAAGATGTCGAACCATATGCGGTCATGTTGCAAGAGGCTGTGGGTTCAGAAGCGATGGAAACAGCTCTTACAACAGTACGAGATTGTTTCTCGGCATTTGAGGCAATTTCGATCATTGAAAAACTTCTGGTGCAAGTTGTCACAACAGTATCGGATATTATCACAAAAGCCCCTTCTATTATCCAAGGGACTGTCACCAAACTGGAAGATCGAATTGCTCACATTGAGCGTGATATAGAGTATCTGGAATCACGATTACAGGCAACATCCCCCACGAGTAAAACGTACGATGAGATTGCACTCAAACTTCAGGCACGACGAAAAGCACTTCTCAAGGATAAGACGCGCCGTTCTGATATCCTCACGTCTACGGACGACCTATCCAAGACCCTTGAGGCGGCTGCGGAAGACTTCAAGCAACGCGCAACAAATGTTCTAGATTCTTTTCATGTACTTCAAGGGTTGGCATCATCCATAGTATGTCACGAACTTCGTCTTGATGATAGTACCACCCGGACTCTCATGTTCCCCCTCATAATTATTGGATATAGCCGCAAAGGGGTTCTTGAGACTCGTGTAGTTCCCCCTCTCAGATTCGTGAATCCTGCTCAACGTGCTGGTCGGCGACGCGATTTTGTCGATCCCTTCTCTTCTGCAGAAGGCATCTTCATGGAACTGATGAATCGAATCGAGTCCCGAATTGATAAAGATGTTGCATTAATGAAATTTATTCGAGATTCAGCAGAGTCATCCAATATCCTCTCTGTCAAATTCACCCGTCATCTTCTTCGGGATGGAGCAGATCTGTTACGTGCTGATGGTCTTGCATCGAAGGCGGCGGTCAAGAATCTCACCGAATTCCTCTCCAAGTTTAAAGAGCGTCATCTTGCTGTGACCGATGCGACCATTGTGACAGGATCCACTTCAACCTGTGAGGTCAGATTTCAGATTACTGATGAGCAGGGGCATCCTATCTCTAATGCATTATTGACCCTTGGTCCGATGACCGCCCGTTCCGACTCGCAAGGTACTATTCGACTCTCTTTGCCTCGTAGCAGCTATTCCGGTTCAATCGTGGCTGATGATTTTAAGGAACGCTCGATAGAGCTTACCCTTCGAAACCCTGGAGAGTACAGAGTACCCGTCATAATGAAGCCACTTGATCCCGAAGAACTACTTGCTCGAAGTATCGACACATTAGAACGTCGAGCTGAGCGCATAGCTGATATCCGTAAGCGACTGAGTATAGCTTTTGAAAAGCACGGTGATACATTTCTCAATGTCCCCTCTTATCGTTCTGCCCTTGCTGATCTTCTCCGTGAGATGGGCTATGATCCTGATGTGTGGATTGATCAGGCAAGACGTGAGAGCGGCATGATGCAGCGTTTTCTCAAAGGGGAGGCTCGTGCAGATGATCTGCGTCGGATAATACTGCGTATAGGCGAGGACACTCATGATAGTGGTGGCATCATGCTCTTCTCAGAGCTCCTTGTCAGATTGGATCAGTTGGGCTGGCATACGACACCAACTGAGGTCGATGACGTTCTGAAGGCATTGACTAAAGAGGGTATCATTCAAGGCCTATCGACATTGGAGAGTGGGACCAAGATTGTCGGGTTTGTTCCTGTTGCACTCACGGATGATCCGCGTGATGTCCTGACATTAGCTGCAAAGAACAACGGACAGCTTACGATTGAGGACATTGTTGTTGGTCTTGGTTGGGCGGAGAGTAGAGCAAAAGTTGTGCTTGATCTCTTGGTGGAGCGAGGTGTGGCCAAGATGCAGAGAAGCTATTCCAAGAGCACTCAATACTGGTTCCCGGGACTTCGTAAAAAGAGATAA